In the genome of Hymenobacter taeanensis, one region contains:
- a CDS encoding glycosyltransferase family 2 protein, translating to MNMPPFSVPNWIQQHLFLDKGFADLSPAEVEDLRTRLSKFKHPNPDVSVVIPAWNEANNIYRTLSTLAANTTSLRVEIIVINNNSTDSTQEVLDTLGVTSYFESMQGITYARQLGLYKAQGKYLLCADADTFYPPDWIELMTAPMRNSAGITGVYGRYAFLPSEGASRKGLFVYETIGNILIEIRRKHREFINVLGFNMGLITQIGRETGGFKTHTARTFNNAENVEESEDGRMAIRLKTRGNLKQVTDPRAIVFTSNRKLLQDGSILQAFFNRLKLHTKYMSEYITGPAIKVQD from the coding sequence ATGAATATGCCGCCCTTTTCTGTACCCAACTGGATTCAGCAGCACTTGTTCTTAGACAAGGGCTTTGCCGACCTTTCTCCGGCTGAAGTAGAAGACCTGCGCACGCGCCTGAGCAAGTTCAAGCATCCCAACCCTGACGTATCGGTGGTAATACCCGCTTGGAACGAAGCCAATAATATTTACCGCACCCTCTCCACGCTAGCAGCTAATACAACTTCTTTGCGAGTAGAAATAATCGTTATCAATAATAACTCCACCGATTCAACCCAGGAAGTATTAGACACGCTGGGTGTAACCAGTTATTTTGAATCTATGCAGGGTATTACGTATGCCCGGCAGCTAGGCCTATATAAGGCGCAAGGCAAATATTTATTGTGTGCTGATGCCGATACCTTTTATCCACCAGACTGGATTGAGCTTATGACGGCGCCTATGCGCAACTCAGCCGGAATTACTGGTGTATATGGCCGCTATGCATTTTTACCATCAGAGGGAGCAAGCCGTAAGGGGCTATTTGTGTATGAAACAATTGGCAATATTTTAATTGAAATAAGGAGAAAGCACCGCGAGTTTATTAATGTGCTAGGGTTTAATATGGGGTTGATAACTCAAATAGGCCGTGAAACCGGCGGATTCAAAACCCACACCGCCCGCACATTCAATAATGCCGAGAATGTGGAAGAATCAGAGGACGGCCGAATGGCTATCCGTTTGAAAACAAGGGGGAATCTAAAACAGGTAACCGACCCCAGAGCTATTGTTTTTACTTCTAACCGAAAGCTTTTGCAGGACGGCAGCATTTTGCAAGCCTTCTTTAACCGCCTGAAGCTTCACACGAAGTATATGTCAGAATACATTACCGGGCCCGCAATTAAAGTTCAAGACTAA
- a CDS encoding O-antigen ligase family protein, with the protein MLHSRWLLPTAVLGALGAGWLAGIAGPVVPGILLALPLLFFFLYLVFRSPRTGMVAYVLYCFLLGFIGRHFDTGIPLGLGMDGILLLTWVAVIMRPEEVQWKRIQNDICLLALLWFSINILQLANPTDASVTGWVYEMRSLTLYWVLAVPLGFLVFNTRRDLRLFLILIIGLSVLGALYGMKQKFIGLDAAEQQWLDSGQARTHLIWGKLRVFSYYSEAAQFGASQAEVGLICLVLALGPFTWWKRGLFAVASGLLFYGMLISGTRGALFVLATGIFVYLALSKQIKVLVLGCIVAGMGFGVLKYTSIGSSNPDIVRLRSSLDPEDPSFQLRLSNQMKLRKFLEDKPFGEGVGTIGRWGHEFNPGKYISTIEPDSLYVKIWAEYGIVGFIIWFGMMVYILGKCCGIVWRIRDPLLRQKLLALTAGYSGILVASYGNEVMNQIPSAMIIYLSWVFVFQGPELDTLPSTAVVPHV; encoded by the coding sequence ATGCTGCATTCCCGTTGGCTGTTGCCTACGGCCGTGCTTGGGGCACTGGGAGCAGGTTGGCTGGCAGGCATTGCGGGTCCGGTAGTTCCGGGCATTTTGCTTGCGCTGCCTTTGCTTTTTTTCTTCCTGTACTTGGTTTTCCGTAGCCCCCGGACGGGCATGGTGGCCTACGTGCTCTATTGCTTCCTGCTGGGGTTTATTGGGCGTCACTTTGACACAGGAATACCACTAGGCCTTGGCATGGACGGAATACTGCTGCTTACGTGGGTAGCCGTAATCATGCGCCCCGAGGAAGTGCAGTGGAAGCGCATTCAGAACGACATTTGCCTGCTGGCGCTACTCTGGTTTAGTATCAACATCCTGCAGCTGGCTAACCCCACCGATGCGAGTGTTACGGGGTGGGTGTATGAAATGCGCAGCCTCACGCTTTATTGGGTGCTGGCGGTGCCCCTAGGCTTCCTCGTATTCAACACCCGCCGAGACCTGCGCCTGTTTCTGATCCTGATCATTGGACTTTCTGTATTGGGAGCCCTCTACGGTATGAAGCAGAAGTTCATTGGCCTTGATGCCGCTGAGCAGCAGTGGCTAGACTCCGGGCAAGCGCGCACCCACCTCATTTGGGGCAAGCTGCGGGTATTCTCCTACTACAGTGAGGCCGCTCAGTTTGGCGCTTCGCAGGCGGAGGTAGGCCTCATCTGCCTGGTGCTGGCTCTAGGGCCCTTTACCTGGTGGAAGCGCGGCTTATTTGCGGTGGCCAGTGGCCTACTGTTCTATGGCATGCTGATCTCGGGTACCCGGGGCGCCCTCTTTGTGTTAGCTACCGGCATTTTTGTTTACCTGGCCCTCAGCAAACAGATCAAGGTTTTGGTTCTGGGGTGCATAGTAGCTGGTATGGGCTTTGGAGTACTAAAGTACACCAGCATCGGGAGCAGCAACCCCGATATTGTGCGCCTACGCTCATCCCTTGATCCCGAGGACCCGTCTTTCCAATTACGCCTTTCCAACCAAATGAAATTGCGTAAATTCCTGGAAGACAAACCCTTTGGCGAGGGAGTGGGTACTATTGGCCGCTGGGGCCACGAGTTTAACCCTGGTAAATACATCTCTACCATCGAGCCTGATAGCCTCTATGTGAAAATATGGGCTGAATACGGGATTGTGGGCTTCATCATCTGGTTCGGGATGATGGTGTACATCCTGGGCAAGTGTTGCGGCATCGTCTGGCGCATCCGCGACCCACTGCTCCGGCAAAAGCTCCTGGCCCTAACGGCCGGCTACAGCGGTATTCTGGTGGCTAGCTACGGCAACGAGGTAATGAACCAGATTCCCTCGGCAATGATCATTTACCTGTCCTGGGTTTTTGTATTTCAGGGTCCTGAGCTCGATACTCTCCCTTCTACTGCAGTAGTTCCTCATGTCTAG
- a CDS encoding glycosyltransferase family 2 protein, which produces MLVFCFWLFLGIVFYTYVGYGMLVAAWAYVLRKTATPKPLSSTFEPEVTLVVPAYNEADILAAKVRNCQELDYPTNKLQLMFITDGSNDNSGEVLAAYPEVQHLHIPERGGKSLAENRAIQHITTPYVIFTDCNTLLNPEAVRAMVTHYQNPRVGAVSGEKHVLNDGTASGSGEGLYWKYESLLKRCDSEIYSLMGAAGELVSFRTELFDPLEKDVILDDFIQSMRIVGAGYKVVYEPKAYAMEPPSASLKEEMRRKVRICAGGWQAMSRLTFLLNPLRQPLVTFLYISHRVLRWSLTPALLALLLPLNAYLAYTHQGIYTVLLALQVLFYVASGAGWLMATRGRKAGAALVPLYFTMMNVAAFRGFGRFIRNAQPAAWDKAQRAVAVPTITI; this is translated from the coding sequence ATGCTTGTATTTTGTTTTTGGCTTTTCCTGGGCATTGTGTTTTACACCTATGTGGGGTACGGTATGCTGGTAGCCGCCTGGGCTTATGTACTTCGGAAAACGGCCACACCCAAACCCCTCTCCTCTACTTTTGAGCCGGAGGTTACCCTGGTGGTGCCCGCTTACAATGAGGCCGATATTCTGGCCGCCAAAGTGCGCAACTGCCAAGAGCTGGACTACCCCACTAATAAGCTGCAGCTGATGTTTATCACGGATGGCTCCAATGATAATTCTGGTGAGGTGCTAGCGGCCTACCCCGAGGTGCAGCACCTGCACATTCCGGAGCGGGGTGGTAAGTCGCTGGCCGAAAACCGGGCTATTCAGCACATTACCACGCCCTACGTCATCTTCACTGACTGCAACACGCTGCTAAACCCCGAGGCCGTGCGGGCCATGGTTACCCACTACCAGAACCCACGCGTGGGAGCCGTTTCCGGGGAAAAGCATGTGCTCAACGACGGCACCGCCTCCGGCTCAGGAGAAGGCCTATATTGGAAATACGAGTCGTTGCTGAAGCGCTGCGATTCTGAAATCTATAGCCTCATGGGAGCGGCCGGTGAGCTGGTATCCTTCCGGACGGAGCTGTTTGACCCCTTAGAGAAAGACGTGATCCTCGACGACTTCATTCAATCAATGCGCATTGTGGGAGCGGGTTATAAGGTGGTATACGAGCCAAAGGCCTACGCCATGGAGCCGCCATCGGCCTCGCTGAAGGAAGAGATGCGCCGTAAAGTGCGGATTTGCGCCGGTGGCTGGCAAGCCATGTCGCGTCTCACGTTCCTGCTGAACCCACTCCGGCAGCCGTTGGTCACGTTCCTGTACATCTCGCACCGGGTGTTGCGCTGGAGCCTGACCCCGGCCTTGCTGGCGCTTTTATTGCCGCTTAATGCTTACCTGGCCTACACGCACCAGGGCATCTACACGGTATTGCTGGCGCTGCAGGTGCTGTTTTACGTGGCCAGTGGCGCTGGCTGGCTAATGGCTACCCGAGGCCGCAAGGCCGGAGCGGCGCTGGTACCGCTCTATTTCACGATGATGAACGTGGCAGCCTTCCGGGGTTTCGGGCGCTTTATCCGCAACGCGCAGCCTGCCGCCTGGGATAAGGCTCAGCGGGCCGTAGCGGTTCCTACCATTACCATCTAG
- a CDS encoding GumC family protein, with translation MNLSDLLRLLARKWPLLVLVPLVLSASTYYFARKLPKVYASDTTIYTGIASGYSLTGNAEADYNKTSNAFDNLVNLITSRSTKEEVIYQLLATHIWQASQQPSLLSVPPYDALRESVPTKLRQELTGPTKEATLENVRRYAQANNTNTLYKLLNSTNATYSIDALTQLTAARIGSSDLIKLQFESYNPELCRSTLAFATNVFLEQSKNLREGQTSSVIAYYEEELKQAKARLAKAEGENLAFNRDNNIINYDEQSKNIATEKEALATELSHVSQQYAGAQAALRAINAKLGGRQVALVAGNGDVIKQRQKLARLNAAIADQQLYSQQQEPGSATKVKQLQAEADKTAQAIQANVDNYYAHSNSTEGVPNQDLLSEWVQDMVQVESSRAKLEVMTRRKQEFEREYQRMAPLGATLKRIGREIELAEQNYLTVLNSLNASKASQQNTQLTANLKIIDPPNLPARPKTSKLMLLVLLSGVGGFVFVTGLVIGLGMLDKSLRNPTVAARRIGLPVAGMMLDTHASPKLLQASQQRSLDQLVRHILLKANSTPITSPFVVGVFSVQRQEGKTTLCQALAQRCHEMGVQTLALYPDGNENDETLEAPTLFYPSEAAAVQGWPLDQLIQHAVPKRMTELSAPNVQVVLIEFPALREEALPVGVLRQLNLVFLTVPATRAWRMTDHETVERLRASTTAPVEVVLSGVALHDGEEALS, from the coding sequence ATGAACCTTTCTGACTTGCTCCGTTTGCTGGCGCGGAAATGGCCACTGCTGGTACTGGTGCCATTGGTGCTCAGTGCCTCAACGTATTATTTTGCGCGTAAGCTGCCAAAAGTATACGCTTCTGATACTACTATTTATACCGGTATTGCCTCGGGTTATTCCCTGACTGGCAACGCAGAAGCCGACTACAACAAGACCTCCAACGCCTTTGATAACCTGGTTAACCTGATTACATCTCGCTCTACCAAAGAGGAGGTGATTTATCAGTTGCTGGCTACTCATATTTGGCAGGCTAGTCAGCAGCCTTCCCTGCTGAGCGTACCACCCTATGATGCCTTGCGGGAGAGCGTGCCTACTAAACTGCGGCAGGAGTTAACGGGGCCCACCAAAGAGGCTACGCTGGAGAATGTGCGGCGCTACGCCCAAGCCAATAATACTAATACCCTCTACAAGCTCCTTAACTCTACCAATGCTACCTATTCTATTGATGCGCTAACGCAACTGACGGCCGCCCGCATTGGAAGCAGTGACCTGATTAAGCTGCAGTTTGAAAGCTACAACCCGGAACTATGCCGGAGCACCCTGGCCTTCGCTACCAATGTATTTCTGGAGCAGTCAAAAAACCTCCGGGAGGGACAAACCTCCTCAGTAATTGCGTACTACGAAGAAGAGCTAAAGCAGGCCAAAGCCCGATTGGCAAAAGCCGAAGGGGAGAACCTGGCTTTTAACCGCGACAATAACATCATCAATTACGATGAGCAATCGAAAAACATTGCCACGGAGAAGGAAGCCCTGGCCACTGAGCTGTCTCACGTAAGTCAGCAGTACGCGGGGGCGCAGGCAGCTTTGCGCGCCATTAACGCAAAACTGGGCGGCCGCCAGGTGGCCCTGGTAGCGGGTAACGGTGATGTAATCAAGCAGCGGCAGAAGCTTGCCCGCCTGAATGCTGCAATTGCTGACCAGCAGCTTTACAGCCAGCAGCAGGAGCCCGGTTCAGCCACCAAGGTTAAACAGTTACAAGCTGAGGCTGACAAGACCGCACAGGCCATTCAGGCCAACGTAGACAACTACTACGCTCATAGTAACTCTACGGAGGGTGTTCCCAATCAGGACCTGCTCTCTGAATGGGTGCAGGATATGGTGCAGGTAGAATCTAGCCGCGCTAAGCTGGAGGTAATGACCCGCCGCAAGCAGGAGTTTGAGCGCGAGTATCAGCGCATGGCCCCGTTAGGTGCTACCCTCAAGCGCATTGGCCGCGAAATTGAGTTAGCAGAACAGAATTATCTGACGGTACTCAATAGCCTGAACGCCAGCAAAGCTTCGCAGCAGAACACGCAGCTTACGGCCAACCTGAAAATCATTGACCCGCCAAACCTGCCCGCCCGTCCCAAAACCAGCAAGCTTATGCTGCTAGTTTTGCTCAGCGGCGTGGGTGGCTTCGTATTCGTTACGGGCCTGGTTATTGGCCTCGGGATGCTGGACAAGTCATTGAGAAACCCAACCGTGGCTGCCCGCCGCATAGGCCTACCGGTGGCCGGTATGATGCTGGATACCCATGCCTCGCCGAAACTCCTGCAGGCCTCACAGCAACGCAGCCTCGACCAGCTGGTGCGCCATATTCTGCTCAAGGCTAACTCCACGCCTATCACCTCGCCCTTTGTGGTGGGGGTGTTTAGTGTGCAGCGCCAGGAGGGCAAAACTACGTTGTGCCAGGCGCTGGCTCAGCGGTGCCACGAAATGGGGGTTCAAACCCTGGCCCTCTACCCCGATGGCAACGAAAACGACGAAACCCTGGAGGCACCTACGCTATTCTACCCCTCGGAGGCTGCGGCCGTACAAGGCTGGCCTCTTGATCAGCTGATTCAGCACGCCGTGCCTAAGCGCATGACCGAGCTGAGTGCTCCTAATGTGCAGGTGGTACTCATTGAGTTCCCGGCCTTGCGCGAAGAGGCCTTGCCTGTTGGGGTACTGCGCCAGCTTAACCTGGTATTCCTAACAGTACCTGCTACCCGGGCCTGGCGGATGACCGACCACGAAACCGTGGAGCGCCTGCGGGCCTCCACAACAGCCCCAGTTGAAGTAGTACTCTCTGGGGTGGCCTTGCATGATGGCGAAGAAGCGCTAAGCTAA
- a CDS encoding glycosyltransferase: protein MNDQNIIIISQQPWDTTIGMNSRNMAKEFSQTNRVLFINLPLDLNTLLHSYQQPEVQKRLRVVLGQAEAMEQVEPNIWVYNTGVIFLSANWIASRPLFKAANLLNARMLAYSIQKAAKLLGFDSYYFLQDGLIYPGLELPNLLKPIKYIFNIRDFVLPQPYFKRHGPWLEAELIKRVDVVTANSVYLRDYARQFNPHSHDVGQGCVLSLYQADGPYDMPDDMAAVAHPIIGYTGYLTDLRLDIDLLLYIAQQRPHWNLVLVGPEDEAFEKSALHELPNVYFLGTKTPDQLPSYVHHFDVCINPQIVNDITIGNYPLKIDEYLAMGKPVVATETQAMEMFLPHVAVASTHEEWVTQLETALADKDTAAAKARIRCAQSHTWEATVSKIYDALEPSLQPATP from the coding sequence ATGAACGACCAGAACATCATCATTATATCTCAACAACCCTGGGACACCACCATAGGCATGAACTCCCGCAATATGGCCAAGGAGTTCAGCCAGACCAACCGGGTGCTGTTCATCAACCTGCCCCTCGACCTGAACACGCTGCTGCACTCGTATCAGCAGCCCGAGGTGCAGAAGCGGCTGCGGGTAGTGTTGGGGCAGGCGGAAGCCATGGAGCAGGTAGAACCCAATATATGGGTGTATAACACGGGGGTAATCTTCTTGTCGGCCAACTGGATTGCTTCTAGGCCACTGTTTAAGGCCGCCAACCTGCTAAATGCCCGCATGCTGGCCTATAGCATTCAAAAAGCGGCTAAACTCCTGGGCTTTGATTCTTATTACTTTTTGCAGGATGGCTTAATTTATCCGGGCCTGGAGCTGCCTAACCTGCTTAAGCCGATTAAATACATCTTCAACATCCGAGATTTTGTGCTGCCCCAGCCATATTTCAAGCGGCATGGCCCCTGGCTAGAAGCTGAATTGATCAAACGAGTAGATGTGGTAACAGCCAACTCAGTATATCTGCGCGACTACGCCCGCCAGTTTAACCCCCACAGCCACGATGTAGGTCAGGGGTGTGTACTCTCCTTATACCAGGCTGATGGGCCCTACGACATGCCCGACGACATGGCCGCCGTAGCCCACCCCATCATCGGGTATACGGGCTACCTCACCGACCTACGTCTGGATATTGACCTGTTGCTCTACATTGCCCAGCAACGCCCACACTGGAACCTGGTGCTGGTAGGCCCCGAGGATGAGGCCTTCGAGAAAAGCGCGTTACACGAGCTGCCCAACGTATACTTCCTGGGTACCAAAACCCCCGATCAGCTTCCGTCCTACGTGCATCACTTTGATGTTTGCATCAACCCGCAGATTGTTAATGATATTACCATTGGCAACTACCCGCTAAAAATAGATGAGTACCTGGCTATGGGCAAGCCCGTGGTAGCCACCGAGACGCAGGCTATGGAGATGTTCTTGCCGCACGTGGCAGTGGCTAGCACCCATGAAGAGTGGGTTACGCAACTAGAAACTGCCTTAGCTGATAAAGACACCGCCGCCGCCAAAGCCCGCATCCGATGCGCCCAGAGCCACACCTGGGAAGCCACGGTTTCTAAGATCTATGATGCGCTAGAGCCCTCACTTCAACCGGCTACTCCCTAG
- a CDS encoding glycosyltransferase, which produces MSLLLTLLSLVLYAVGLFLLFNVLYLLFFALAGHWKSIPVSIEKPASLRRMCVLIPAYHADAVILETAPAAQRHAYSGHMQVHVIADGLQPVTVAKLRSQGIGVIEVAFEKSTKGKALLVALETLPAESYDVAVVLDVDNVMDTGFLEEVNRAFAAGYRVVQGHRTAKNVDSPFAVLDACNEEINNHIFRQGHASLGMSAALIGSGMAFEYLYFKQLLQDIGDTPGEDKEMDFRIVKDGVKIGYLSHSYVFDEKIPNSKAFTTQRTRWIAAQLEFLKKYFWEGPVQLWRGNGEFFDKVLQTLLVPRILLLGVLGLFLLLSLPGWPVGPPPLFWAGLLLGTGMALLISLPARMYNRQVGQAIWHLPIALGAMVVALLQTKKAKTSFLPTPHAAPGAGAAQP; this is translated from the coding sequence ATGAGTCTACTCCTTACTCTGCTTTCATTGGTTCTGTACGCGGTAGGCCTCTTCTTGCTGTTCAACGTACTCTACCTCTTGTTTTTTGCGTTGGCGGGGCACTGGAAATCCATTCCTGTCTCAATTGAGAAACCGGCTTCGCTGCGCCGGATGTGCGTACTTATTCCCGCATACCACGCCGATGCCGTAATTCTGGAGACAGCCCCTGCTGCCCAACGCCACGCCTATTCTGGCCACATGCAGGTGCACGTTATTGCCGATGGCCTCCAGCCGGTTACCGTAGCCAAGCTGCGCAGCCAGGGCATTGGGGTAATTGAAGTGGCCTTCGAGAAAAGCACCAAAGGCAAAGCTCTGCTCGTAGCCCTTGAAACGCTCCCGGCTGAGAGCTACGACGTAGCCGTGGTGCTTGACGTGGATAACGTGATGGATACTGGGTTTCTGGAGGAAGTAAATCGGGCCTTTGCCGCGGGCTACCGGGTAGTGCAGGGCCACCGCACCGCCAAAAACGTAGATTCTCCCTTCGCCGTGCTCGATGCCTGCAATGAGGAAATCAACAACCACATTTTTCGGCAGGGCCACGCCAGCCTGGGCATGTCGGCAGCGCTGATTGGCTCGGGAATGGCGTTTGAGTACTTGTATTTCAAGCAGCTACTCCAGGATATTGGCGATACTCCCGGCGAGGACAAGGAAATGGATTTCCGGATTGTGAAGGATGGGGTAAAGATTGGCTACCTCTCCCACTCCTACGTTTTCGATGAGAAGATACCCAACTCCAAGGCCTTCACCACACAACGCACCCGCTGGATTGCGGCGCAGCTGGAGTTCCTGAAAAAATATTTCTGGGAGGGCCCGGTGCAGCTTTGGCGCGGTAATGGCGAGTTTTTTGATAAGGTGCTACAAACCTTATTAGTGCCCCGCATTCTGCTGCTGGGCGTACTAGGCCTGTTCCTGCTGCTTTCACTGCCAGGGTGGCCGGTTGGTCCCCCACCTCTGTTTTGGGCGGGCTTGCTGCTGGGCACCGGAATGGCACTACTCATTTCGCTGCCTGCTCGTATGTATAACCGCCAGGTGGGCCAAGCCATTTGGCATTTGCCCATTGCACTTGGGGCCATGGTTGTGGCTTTGCTGCAAACCAAAAAGGCCAAAACCTCATTCCTGCCTACTCCGCACGCTGCCCCTGGCGCCGGAGCTGCGCAGCCGTAA
- a CDS encoding glycosyltransferase family 2 protein — protein MSRPLVSIISVNYKQARVTCEMLASLQRVTYPQVEVIIVDNASPEEEVTPIQEQFPEVQLIRSAENLGFAGGNNLGIAAAKGKYLLFLNNDTEVEPGFLEPLVELFETNPKAGIASPKLIFYGTDNLIQYAGCGGINPWTGRSVTYGLMEKDHGQHNISSPTALAHGAAMMVPMRLIKEVGLMPELYFLYYEELDWCEMIKRGGYECHYIGNSTVYHKESVSVGQGSVMRTYYMYRNRLLFIRRNSTGMRFWSGMLFFLFVAVPKQVAVHALRLEQKYLGALWRGLKWHLQPQNVHQNHYLR, from the coding sequence ATGTCTAGGCCACTTGTCTCCATCATATCCGTCAACTATAAGCAAGCCCGCGTGACGTGCGAGATGCTCGCGTCGTTGCAGCGGGTGACTTACCCGCAGGTGGAGGTTATTATTGTTGATAATGCGTCGCCGGAGGAAGAGGTTACGCCCATTCAGGAGCAGTTTCCGGAGGTGCAGCTTATTCGCTCGGCCGAGAATCTGGGCTTTGCCGGCGGCAACAACCTGGGTATTGCCGCCGCTAAGGGCAAGTACCTGCTCTTTCTGAATAATGACACCGAGGTAGAGCCTGGTTTTTTGGAGCCGTTGGTAGAGCTGTTCGAAACCAACCCCAAAGCCGGCATTGCCTCGCCCAAGCTCATCTTCTACGGCACCGACAACCTTATTCAGTACGCCGGCTGCGGGGGCATAAACCCCTGGACCGGCCGCAGCGTAACATACGGGCTGATGGAAAAAGACCACGGCCAGCATAACATCTCCTCCCCCACTGCCCTAGCGCACGGTGCGGCCATGATGGTGCCCATGCGCCTTATAAAAGAGGTGGGCCTGATGCCTGAACTCTATTTCCTGTACTACGAGGAGCTGGATTGGTGCGAGATGATTAAGCGGGGCGGTTATGAGTGTCACTATATCGGCAACTCAACCGTCTACCACAAAGAGTCTGTTTCGGTAGGCCAAGGCTCCGTTATGCGCACGTATTACATGTACCGCAACCGACTGCTGTTTATCCGGCGCAACTCCACGGGCATGCGGTTCTGGAGCGGCATGCTGTTTTTTCTGTTCGTAGCCGTGCCCAAACAAGTGGCCGTGCACGCCCTACGGCTAGAGCAAAAGTATCTGGGTGCTTTGTGGCGAGGGCTTAAATGGCACCTACAGCCACAAAACGTTCATCAAAACCATTACTTACGATGA
- a CDS encoding glycosyltransferase, producing the protein MTTASFPEVTLLITHYNRSKSIERLLRNFTKLGVAFGDIVVSDDGSKPVHQQALQELQKQYQFRLITTPVNKGLGNNLNKGQDAVTTPYTLYVQEDFVPSPEFTPHFQDAYAIMQQAADIDIVRFYAYYAYPYLKPYGKGFSEMLYKPWYLNTTKIYHYSDHPHLRRSSFMEKFGRYKEGIKSDRTEYLMCLSFIQNHGKGLFYDKFNDLFTQENSEEEPSTVTRSNWRNSNNLLVACVRMVFRQIKYNYDLHLGAKVKSA; encoded by the coding sequence ATGACAACGGCTAGCTTCCCTGAGGTTACACTCCTGATTACCCACTACAACCGCAGCAAGTCTATTGAGCGGCTGTTACGGAACTTTACTAAGCTAGGAGTAGCCTTTGGGGATATAGTTGTCTCGGATGATGGCAGCAAGCCAGTGCACCAACAGGCGCTGCAGGAGCTGCAGAAGCAGTACCAGTTCCGGCTGATTACCACTCCCGTTAATAAGGGCCTGGGCAATAACCTCAATAAGGGGCAGGATGCCGTTACCACCCCCTACACACTGTATGTGCAGGAGGATTTTGTGCCCTCCCCGGAGTTTACGCCGCACTTCCAGGATGCCTACGCCATAATGCAGCAGGCCGCGGATATTGACATTGTGCGGTTCTACGCCTACTACGCCTACCCCTATCTGAAACCCTACGGCAAGGGGTTCTCAGAGATGCTGTATAAACCTTGGTACCTCAATACCACCAAGATTTACCACTACAGCGACCATCCGCACCTACGGCGCAGCTCTTTTATGGAGAAGTTTGGCCGCTACAAAGAGGGCATCAAGAGCGACCGAACCGAGTACCTGATGTGCCTATCGTTCATTCAGAACCACGGCAAAGGGCTGTTTTACGATAAATTCAACGACTTATTCACGCAGGAAAACTCTGAGGAAGAACCCAGCACCGTTACGCGCAGCAACTGGCGCAATAGCAACAACCTGCTAGTTGCCTGCGTCAGAATGGTGTTCCGGCAGATCAAGTACAACTACGACCTGCACCTGGGAGCTAAGGTGAAAAGTGCCTAA